Below is a window of Actinomycetota bacterium DNA.
CGCACGCGACCGCCGGGCATCGACCGCATCAGCCTCCGCATGTGTCTCCGCGCGCGGTCAGTACGCTCCCGCGGGCCTCCCCGGAACCTCTCCACGTGAAAGGACCCCTCCTTGCTCCGCGCCGTCGTCCTGGGAGTGGTCCAGGGCCTGACCGAGTTCCTCCCGGTGTCGTCGTCGGGGCACCTGGTGGTCGTCCCGTACCTGCTGGGGTGGGGCCAGCCGCAGCTCGCGTTCGACGTCGCGCTGCACGTCGGGACCCTGGTCGCAGTGGTCGGGTACTTCGCGGCGGATCTGTGGTACCTGGCGACCCGGGCGGTCGGGATCGGGGTGGTGGAAGCCGGCGAGGGGCCCCGAGCGCGCCGCACCATCGTGCTGTTGGGGGTCGGGTCGGTCCCGGCCGCGGCGGTCGGTGTGACGATGGAGGGCCACATCGAGGGCGTCTTCGGTCAGCCGCTGGCGGTCGCGGGGTTCTTCTTGGTCACCGCCGCGCTGCTGTACGCCGCCGAGGTCGCGCGCCGCCGGCGAGCGCGTCAGCGCATCCCCTCCGGGGTCCAGGACGACGACGACATCCCAGCGTCGCTGGATCCCGGACGCGACGAGACCACGGTGGGGGTCGTGGACGCCGTGGTGATCGGCGTGGCCCAGGCGGCCGCCCTGCTGCCCGGGATCTCGCGGTCGGGCTCGACGATCGCGGCCGGGATGTTCCGCGGCCTGACCCGTGAAGCGGCGGCGCGGTTCTCGTTCCTGCTGAGCATCCCGGCGGTCGCCGGTGCGGCGATCGTGGAGGTCCCCACGCTCGTCGCGGGGGAGATCGGCGACTTCTCGCCCGCGCAGGTCGTGGTGGGGGCGCTCGCCGCCGCCGCTTCCGGTTACTGGGCGATCCGCTACCTGCTGCGGCTGGTGACCACCGATGATCTGATCGGCTTCAGCCGCTACCTCGTGCTCCTCGCGGTGGTCGTCGCGGCCGGCTATCTGGCGTTGGGGCCCGCCAGCCGGCTGTGACGACGGGGCGCCGTCGACCGTGAGCGCCAGTGGGGTCTCGGGACACGCCAGCCACCCTGTGACGGCGGTGCCTGTCGACGTGAGCGCGCCGATCGTCGCGACACCGGTCAGCGCTCCGTGGCGCCGGGGCGCTCGTCGACCGTGATCGCCCACCGCTCGTGGTCACGCCACCCCCCGGCGATGTACAGGTACCGCGGGGAGAAGCCCTCGTAGCGGAACGCGCACCGGGCCACGAGCCGCTTGGAGGAGATGTTGCCGGGTTGGATGTTGGCCTCGACCCGGTGCAGCGACAACTCATCGAAGACGCGGTCCAGGACCAGCCGCAGCCCCTCGCTCATGTAGCCCTGGCCGGCGAACGGCGCGAAGGCGTAGAAGCCGACGTAGGTGCTGCGCGACGTGCCGTGGACGATCTGGCTGAGGTTGAACACGCCCGCGATCGCCCCGCTGTCGCGCAGGCACACCAGGTTGCAGTCGGTGTCGTCTGCTTCGGCACGCATCAGGTACGTGTCGAACTCCCGGGCGGTGACCGGGGCGGTGACCCACGGGTGGTGCAGGTCGCGGCTGGCGCGCGCCAAGTCGACGAACTCGTCGCGGTCGTCGGCACGCGGCCGGCGGAGCGTCACCCGTGCCATCAGCGACCGCTGACCGCCATCTCGCTGACCAGGACGGTCGATCCGCCCAGCGCCCCGCCGAACGGGAAGAACCGCAGGTCGCTCCCGACCGCGGTGATCGACCGGAGCACCTCCACGATGGTGGACGCGACGGTGGCCTCCCGGAACGGTTCGGCGAGCTCCCCGCCGCGCACCGCCAGGCCGGTCACCCCCACCGAGAAGTCGCCGCTGATCGGGTTGGCACCCGAGTGCAGCCCGACGACCTCCTGGACGTACACCCCGTCCCCGGCGTCGGCCAGGATCCGCGACGGCTCCGCGTCGCCCGGTGACAGGTAGAGGTTGGTCGGCGCCACCCCCGGAGAGCTCTTGAAGCTGCCGCGTGAGGCGTTCCCGGTCGACCGCGTCGGCTCGCCGGACCGGTGCGCGGTCCACGTGTTGTGCAGGTAGGACCGCAGCACCCCCTGGTCGATCACCACGGTGGTCTGGTGGGGCACCCCTTCGCTGTCCCACGGGGCGGTGGCGGGCCCATCCGGTCGCACCCCGTCGTCGACCAGCGTCAGCGCCTCACCGGCCACGGGATCGCCGAGCCGATCGGCGAACAGGGACCGGCCCTTCAACACCGCCTCCGCCGACAGCGCCCGGGCCAGAACCCCCAGGAACGCCGCGGTCGCGTGAGGATCGAACACCACCGCAGCTTTGCGGCTCGTCGGCTTGGTCGCGCCCAGCAGCCGCACCGCCCGCTCGGCGCCTTCCCGGCCGGCACCCTCCACATCGAGCTCGCCAGGGGAACGTCCGATCGTGACGCCCATGCCCGTCTGTGTCTCGTCGTCGTGGGAAGCCAGCGGCAGAACGAACGCCCACGCCTCGGTCCGCGCTGCGGTGCG
It encodes the following:
- a CDS encoding undecaprenyl-diphosphate phosphatase; the encoded protein is MLRAVVLGVVQGLTEFLPVSSSGHLVVVPYLLGWGQPQLAFDVALHVGTLVAVVGYFAADLWYLATRAVGIGVVEAGEGPRARRTIVLLGVGSVPAAAVGVTMEGHIEGVFGQPLAVAGFFLVTAALLYAAEVARRRRARQRIPSGVQDDDDIPASLDPGRDETTVGVVDAVVIGVAQAAALLPGISRSGSTIAAGMFRGLTREAAARFSFLLSIPAVAGAAIVEVPTLVAGEIGDFSPAQVVVGALAAAASGYWAIRYLLRLVTTDDLIGFSRYLVLLAVVVAAGYLALGPASRL
- a CDS encoding GNAT family N-acetyltransferase, whose translation is MARVTLRRPRADDRDEFVDLARASRDLHHPWVTAPVTAREFDTYLMRAEADDTDCNLVCLRDSGAIAGVFNLSQIVHGTSRSTYVGFYAFAPFAGQGYMSEGLRLVLDRVFDELSLHRVEANIQPGNISSKRLVARCAFRYEGFSPRYLYIAGGWRDHERWAITVDERPGATER
- a CDS encoding TldD/PmbA family protein; its protein translation is MSGAELADLARRVVERASGAEEVEAFALRKVETEVEALRGEVDALSSAETRGVGVRVIVDGRQGYASTAMVTDEALAAALDEARTNAAVATPDEANVLPDPQTPPDVGDLARPGFLEVPVDHKIQLALDLERTATDADPRVRGVDMAKYGDAYVEVALLSTRGLQRTAARTEAWAFVLPLASHDDETQTGMGVTIGRSPGELDVEGAGREGAERAVRLLGATKPTSRKAAVVFDPHATAAFLGVLARALSAEAVLKGRSLFADRLGDPVAGEALTLVDDGVRPDGPATAPWDSEGVPHQTTVVIDQGVLRSYLHNTWTAHRSGEPTRSTGNASRGSFKSSPGVAPTNLYLSPGDAEPSRILADAGDGVYVQEVVGLHSGANPISGDFSVGVTGLAVRGGELAEPFREATVASTIVEVLRSITAVGSDLRFFPFGGALGGSTVLVSEMAVSGR